The Linepithema humile isolate Giens D197 chromosome 7, Lhum_UNIL_v1.0, whole genome shotgun sequence genome has a window encoding:
- the car gene encoding vacuolar protein sorting-associated protein 33A gives MSSTYLTGGKLNIGLIQEQARKRLLCLLEKCDGSKAIIWDQSLAGPIGLVAKYNLLEEYGVVKMYPLYGGTLTIPPNIANIIFISRPQLELMDLIAENIHGEEGKRPRKEFHLFFVPRKSLLCQKKLQNRGVFGSFTLIEEFKCDLFPFDNDLLSMELSGSFKEFYLENDPTCLYQVAQAIQGLQKLYGKISRITGRGPAASKVWELLQRLNREEEDNKAVSTSSVAIEHLLLLDRSVDLLSPLVTQLTYEGLIDEIFGIKYNTVQLPARKFHDSDDSPTAISLNEKEQIILNSGEELFAEIRDKNFNGVGPVLSKKAKIISSQFDERHGDKSVQEIKQFVARLPHMLATKQSLARHTTIAEMIKEVTDSSNFLESLQVEQELLNCIDTDKPNAYIEDMIAQQQPLLKVLRLLCIQSLTNSGLKPKILDYYKREIIHTYGFQHLPTILNLEKAGLLKQQQSVRQYAVLRKALRLTVEDESEITPKDISYVHSIYAPLSVRLAEQLVQPSGWQGLNDVMGLLPGPTVSSVPYNASSGRRNSITSEDSSSEPTKLIMVFFIGGCTFAEISALRFLSQQEDLNVEFVVGTTRLINGNTFLTSLMEDLDHT, from the exons ATGTCATCAACATATTTGACAGGaggcaaattaaatattgggCTTATACAAGAACAAGCGAGAAAACGGTTGCTTTGTTTGCTAGAAAAATGCGATGGCTCCAAG GCTATTATATGGGATCAATCGTTAGCTGGACCAATTGGTCTTGTTgcaaagtataatttattggAGGAATATGGTGTCGTAAAAATGTATCCATTGTATGGTGGAACTTTGACAATACCACCTAATATTGCCAACATCATATTCATTTCAAGACCACAATTGGAACTCATGGATTTAATTGCTGAAAATATTCATGG TGAAGAGGGTAAAAGGCCACGCAaagaatttcatttattttttgtaccaCGGAAAAGTCTACTCTGTCAAAAAAAACTTCAGAATCGTGGTGTATTTGGCAGTTTCACATTGATAGAAGAATTCAAATGTGATCTCTTTCCATTTGATAATGATCTATTATCAATGGAACTAAGTGGATCCTTTAAAGAATTCTATTTGGAAAATGATCCCACTTGTCTATATCAAGTTGCACAAGCTATACAAGgtttacagaaattatatggaaaaatttcaagaatcaCAGGAAGAGGACCAGCTGCTAGCAAAGTTTGGGAATTATTACAGAGATTAAacagagaagaagaagataataaaGCAGTTTCTACCTCATCTGTTGCTATTGAACACTTATTATTATTGGATCGATCTGTAGATTTACTTTCGCCGTTAGTTACACAGTTAACTTACGAAGGActaattgatgaaatatttggaataaaatata ATACTGTGCAATTACCTGCGAGAAAGTTTCATGATTCCGATGACTCTCCCACAGCTATatctttaaatgaaaaagaacaaatcaTATTGAATTCAGGAGAAGAACTTTTCGCTGAGATCAG agataaaaactttaatggTGTTGGCCCGGTTTTGAGCAAGAAagctaaaataatttcatctcAGTTTGACGAAAGACATGGAGATAAGAGTGTACAAGAAATCAAACAGTTTGTTGCAAGATTACCACATATGCTAGCGACAAAGCAATCTTTAGCAAGAC ATACCACAATTGCTGAAATGATAAAAGAAGTTACCGACTCGAGTAATTTCTTAGAATCTCTGCAAGTCGAACAAGAATTGTTAAATTGTATCGACACAGACAAACCAAATGCGTACATTGAAGATATGATAGCGCAGCAGCAACCATTACTCAAAGTTTTACGTCTTCTTTGCATACAATCATTGACAAATTCCGGTTTAAAGCCGAAAATATTAGATTACTATAAGAGAGAAATAATTCACACTTACGGATTCCAACATTTGCCaactatattaaatttagaaaaagctGGACTATTAAAGCAGCAGCAATCAGTGCGACAATACGCGGTTTTAAGGAAAGCTTTAAGACTCACGGTTGAGGATGAGAGTGAAATAACACCAAAAGATATCAGTTATGTACATTCTATATACGCACCACTGAGTGTGAGATTAGCAGAACAATTAGTGCAACCAAGTGGATGGCAAGGATTAAACGATGTAATGGGATTATTGCCAGGTCCTACTGTAAGCAGTGTTCCGTATAATGCATCTTCAGGGAGAC gaaATTCGATTACTAGCGAAGATTCTAGTTCTGAaccaacaaaattaattatggtATTTTTTATTGGAGGATGTACTTTTGCTGAAATATCTGCTCTTCGGTTTTTATCACAACAAGAAGACT TAAATGTTGAATTTGTCGTGGGAACTACTAGATTAATCAATGGCAACACATTTCTCACTTCCTTGATGGAAGATCTAGATCACACTTGA
- the Tao gene encoding serine/threonine-protein kinase Tao isoform X1 — translation MPAVARPGSLKDPEIAELFEKNDPEKIFEDLREIGHGSFGAVYYARCLVTKEIVAIKKMSYLGKQTVEKWQDILKEIRFLRQLNHPNTIEYKGCYLRDHTAWLVMEYCLGSASDIIEVHKRPLKEEEIAAICEGVLRGLHYLHSLGRIHRDVKAGNILLTENGTVKLADFGSASIKCPANSFVGTPYWMAPEVILAMDEGQYDGKVDVWSLGITCIELAERKPPYFNMNAMSALYHIAQNDTPTLNSPDWTDVFRHFVEVCLTKSPVERPTSGKLLSHQFVIRSRSPQVLIDLIQRTKAAVRELDNLNYRKMKKILMIDACETESTIGDADDTPDEQTGGDSSKSNSITSEHSIHSMGVSASSQSSSTNSLPLPNADGNDYSSGSVRNRHKVSAGGVTANLLEHGANNFATIRTTSIVTKQQKEHMQEEMHEQMSGYKRMRREHQGALVKLEERCKMEMESHKQLLDKEYETLLQQFSKDLEKLQLRHLQELERKLKQNQNAEKKLHKEITSRQEADRKALEAQQKREYKAYKERWKKELSQDEVTPKRQRDATLQSQKDNLRQMEAQEEQRLARGQREYLDLEIRKFRRKKLLIFHSLEQELLREELNKRQQQLEQAHAMLLRHHEKTQELEYRQQRAVHALREDQVHRQHTTELCNQQDYMQRAERDLRKKHALELKQQPKSLKQKEMQIRKQFRETCKIQTRQYKALKAQILQTTAKDEQKAVIKKLKEEQRRKLALLGDQYEQSIAEMLQKQSIRLDESQEVECHNLKERLNYELEILMAYQSKNKMQAEAQRNRERRELEDRVSVRRALLEQKMELETQEFLRERSERIRLLHERQERELQQFDEESARIGFSALAIAEASKESYPDDESLSGSMLSLAHSNSSTSFPPNSL, via the exons ATGCCAGCTGTTGCAAGGCCTGGTAGTTTAAAGGATCCAGAGATTGCCgaattatttgagaaaaatgatCCGGAGAAAATATTTGAGGATTTGCGCGAGATCGGGCATGGCAGTTTCGGGGCTGTTTACTATGCACGATGCCTGGTTACCAAAGAAATTGTTGCCATCAAAAAGATGTCCTACCTGGGGAAGCAAACGGTGGAAAAATGGCAGgacattttgaaagaaattcgaTTTCTTAGGCAACTTAATCATCCCAACACTATAGAGTATAAGGGTTGCTATCTCAGGGACCACACTGCCTGG TTGGTGATGGAATATTGTCTTGGCTCTGCATCAGACATCATTGAAGTACATAAAAGACCTTTGAAAGAAGAAGAGATAGCTGCAATATGTGAAGGTGTATTGCGTGGCTTGCATTATCTCCATTCTCTCGGAAGAATCCATCGTGATGTAAAAGcaggaaatattttacttactgAGAATGGTACAGTAAAATTAGCTGATTTTGGATCTGCGAGTATAAAATGTCCAGCCAATAGCTTCGTAGGGACTCCATACTGGATGGCACCAGAGGTTATATTGGCCATGGACGAGGGGCAATATGATGGCAAGGTTGACGTATGGTCATTAGGAATAACATGCATCGAATTAG CGGAAAGGAAACCaccttattttaatatgaacgCTATGAGCGCCTTGTATCATATTGCACAGAATGATACTCCAACATTAAATTCGCCAGATTGGACTGATGTTTTTCGTCATTTTGTTGAGGTGTGTCTTACGAAAAGCCCAGTGGAAAGACCAACATCCGGCAAACTGTTATCA CATCAATTTGTCATCAGATCACGTTCTCCACAAGTTTTAATAGATCTGATACAGAGAACGAAGGCCGCTGTCCGGGAATTAGataacttgaattatcgtaaaatgAAGAAGATCCTGATGATCGACGCATGTGAAACAGAGAGCACAATTGGCGACGCTGACG ATACTCCTGATGAACAAACGGGTGGTGATAGTAGCAAAAGCAATTCAATTACCTCAGAACACTCGATTCATTCAATGGGCGTCTCCGCGAGCTCTCAAAGTTCCTCTACCAATAGCCTGCCGCTGCCGAATGCTGATGGTAACGACTATTCTTCAGGATCTGTCAGAAATCGGCATAAAGTTTCAGCAGGTGGTGTCACTGCCAATCTTCTTGAACATGGTGccaataattttgcaacaattagGACGACATCAATTGTTACGAAACAACAAAAGGAACATATGCAAGAAGAAATGCATGAACAAATGAGTGGATACAAACGAATGAGGAGAGAACATCAAGGTGCTTTG GTAAAATTAGAGGAACGCTGCAAAATGGAAATGGAATCACATAAACAGCTGTTGGATAAAGAGTATGAAACTCTTTTGCAACAATTTAGTAAGGACCTCGAGAAGCTGCAGCTCAGACACTTACAAGAACTGGAACGTAAACTAAAACAAAATCAAAATGCCGAGAAGAAACTTCATAAAGAGATAACAAGTAGACAAGAAGCTGATCGTAAAGCTCTGGAAGCTCAACAGAAAAGAGAGTACAAA GCTTATAaagaaagatggaaaaagGAACTCTCTCAAGACGAAGTAACTCCAAAGAGGCAACGAGACGCTACACTTCAAAGTCAAAAAGATAACTTGAGACAGATGGAAGCGCAGGAAGAACAACGGCTCGCGAGAGGACAACGAGAATACTTGGATCTTGAAATTCGCAAATTTCGCAGAAAAAAGTTACTCATCTTCCACAGTCTGGAGCAAGAGCTTCTTCGTGAA GAATTGAACAAACGGCAACAACAATTGGAGCAGGCTCATGCTATGCTCTTGCGTCATCATGAAAAAACGCAGGAATTGGAATATAGACAACAAAGAGCGGTGCACGCACTTCGTGAGGATCAAGTGCACCGACAGCATACAACAGAGCTTTGTAATCAGCAGGATTATATGCAGAGAGCTGAGCGCGATCTGCGTAAGAAACATGCGTTAGAACTTAAGCAACAACCGAAGAGTCTCAAG CAAAAGGAAATGCAAATTCGTAAACAGTTTAGAGAAACTTGTAAAATACAAACACGACAATATAAAGCGTTAAAAGCTCAAATCTTGCAAACAACTGCTAAGGATGAGCAGAAAGcggttattaaaaaattaaaggagGAACAAAGACGTAAATTGGCACTTTTAGGCGATCAATATGAGCAGAGTATCGCTGAAATGCTTCAGAAACAAAGTATACGGCTAGATGAATCGCAAGAAGTAGAATGCCATAATCTTAAG gaaagattaaattatgaattagaAATTCTAATGGCATAccaatcaaaaaataaaatgcaagcCGAAGCGCAAAGAAACAGAGAACGCCGCGAATTGGAAGATCGTGTATCTGTTAGGCGAGCTTTGCTTGAACAAAAAATGGAATTAGAAACTCAGGAATTCCTTCGTGAACGTAGTGAACGTATACGTCTGTTACATGAAAGGCAAGAACGGGAATTGCAGCAATTTGATGAGGAAAGTGCAAGAATAGGATTCAG tGCTCTGGCGATAGCTGAGGCATCAAAAGAATCTTACCCAGATGATGAAAGCCTTAGCGGCTCTATGTTAAGTCTAGCTCACAGTAACAGCTCCACATCCTTCCCCCCTAATAGTCtctaa
- the Tao gene encoding serine/threonine-protein kinase Tao isoform X2: MFFVILLRCVLRKAQWKDQHPANCYQLSILQHQFVIRSRSPQVLIDLIQRTKAAVRELDNLNYRKMKKILMIDACETESTIGDADDTPDEQTGGDSSKSNSITSEHSIHSMGVSASSQSSSTNSLPLPNADGNDYSSGSVRNRHKVSAGGVTANLLEHGANNFATIRTTSIVTKQQKEHMQEEMHEQMSGYKRMRREHQGALVKLEERCKMEMESHKQLLDKEYETLLQQFSKDLEKLQLRHLQELERKLKQNQNAEKKLHKEITSRQEADRKALEAQQKREYKAYKERWKKELSQDEVTPKRQRDATLQSQKDNLRQMEAQEEQRLARGQREYLDLEIRKFRRKKLLIFHSLEQELLREELNKRQQQLEQAHAMLLRHHEKTQELEYRQQRAVHALREDQVHRQHTTELCNQQDYMQRAERDLRKKHALELKQQPKSLKQKEMQIRKQFRETCKIQTRQYKALKAQILQTTAKDEQKAVIKKLKEEQRRKLALLGDQYEQSIAEMLQKQSIRLDESQEVECHNLKERLNYELEILMAYQSKNKMQAEAQRNRERRELEDRVSVRRALLEQKMELETQEFLRERSERIRLLHERQERELQQFDEESARIGFSALAIAEASKESYPDDESLSGSMLSLAHSNSSTSFPPNSL; encoded by the exons ATGTTTTTCGTCATTTTGTTGAGGTGTGTCTTACGAAAAGCCCAGTGGAAAGACCAACATCCGGCAAACTGTTATCA GCTTTCAATTTTACAGCATCAATTTGTCATCAGATCACGTTCTCCACAAGTTTTAATAGATCTGATACAGAGAACGAAGGCCGCTGTCCGGGAATTAGataacttgaattatcgtaaaatgAAGAAGATCCTGATGATCGACGCATGTGAAACAGAGAGCACAATTGGCGACGCTGACG ATACTCCTGATGAACAAACGGGTGGTGATAGTAGCAAAAGCAATTCAATTACCTCAGAACACTCGATTCATTCAATGGGCGTCTCCGCGAGCTCTCAAAGTTCCTCTACCAATAGCCTGCCGCTGCCGAATGCTGATGGTAACGACTATTCTTCAGGATCTGTCAGAAATCGGCATAAAGTTTCAGCAGGTGGTGTCACTGCCAATCTTCTTGAACATGGTGccaataattttgcaacaattagGACGACATCAATTGTTACGAAACAACAAAAGGAACATATGCAAGAAGAAATGCATGAACAAATGAGTGGATACAAACGAATGAGGAGAGAACATCAAGGTGCTTTG GTAAAATTAGAGGAACGCTGCAAAATGGAAATGGAATCACATAAACAGCTGTTGGATAAAGAGTATGAAACTCTTTTGCAACAATTTAGTAAGGACCTCGAGAAGCTGCAGCTCAGACACTTACAAGAACTGGAACGTAAACTAAAACAAAATCAAAATGCCGAGAAGAAACTTCATAAAGAGATAACAAGTAGACAAGAAGCTGATCGTAAAGCTCTGGAAGCTCAACAGAAAAGAGAGTACAAA GCTTATAaagaaagatggaaaaagGAACTCTCTCAAGACGAAGTAACTCCAAAGAGGCAACGAGACGCTACACTTCAAAGTCAAAAAGATAACTTGAGACAGATGGAAGCGCAGGAAGAACAACGGCTCGCGAGAGGACAACGAGAATACTTGGATCTTGAAATTCGCAAATTTCGCAGAAAAAAGTTACTCATCTTCCACAGTCTGGAGCAAGAGCTTCTTCGTGAA GAATTGAACAAACGGCAACAACAATTGGAGCAGGCTCATGCTATGCTCTTGCGTCATCATGAAAAAACGCAGGAATTGGAATATAGACAACAAAGAGCGGTGCACGCACTTCGTGAGGATCAAGTGCACCGACAGCATACAACAGAGCTTTGTAATCAGCAGGATTATATGCAGAGAGCTGAGCGCGATCTGCGTAAGAAACATGCGTTAGAACTTAAGCAACAACCGAAGAGTCTCAAG CAAAAGGAAATGCAAATTCGTAAACAGTTTAGAGAAACTTGTAAAATACAAACACGACAATATAAAGCGTTAAAAGCTCAAATCTTGCAAACAACTGCTAAGGATGAGCAGAAAGcggttattaaaaaattaaaggagGAACAAAGACGTAAATTGGCACTTTTAGGCGATCAATATGAGCAGAGTATCGCTGAAATGCTTCAGAAACAAAGTATACGGCTAGATGAATCGCAAGAAGTAGAATGCCATAATCTTAAG gaaagattaaattatgaattagaAATTCTAATGGCATAccaatcaaaaaataaaatgcaagcCGAAGCGCAAAGAAACAGAGAACGCCGCGAATTGGAAGATCGTGTATCTGTTAGGCGAGCTTTGCTTGAACAAAAAATGGAATTAGAAACTCAGGAATTCCTTCGTGAACGTAGTGAACGTATACGTCTGTTACATGAAAGGCAAGAACGGGAATTGCAGCAATTTGATGAGGAAAGTGCAAGAATAGGATTCAG tGCTCTGGCGATAGCTGAGGCATCAAAAGAATCTTACCCAGATGATGAAAGCCTTAGCGGCTCTATGTTAAGTCTAGCTCACAGTAACAGCTCCACATCCTTCCCCCCTAATAGTCtctaa